From Piliocolobus tephrosceles isolate RC106 chromosome 16, ASM277652v3, whole genome shotgun sequence, the proteins below share one genomic window:
- the LOC111537611 gene encoding uncharacterized protein LOC111537611: protein MEEGEQDGAVPVVSGFFITNLPEHGENAACAREDADQRSMSQTGGAETWEETPPQGPPRSEEPPPSTPRTDQDLDIAFHTSKSPRDLSKIEKRLSDFSANPTLYSKKFRKDTGSLIAPPAGQALRLNVVPLLERRKAPSSSYTWTTTDGAHTRRPRSPSPSPG, encoded by the exons atggaggaaggtgaacaagatggagcagtacctgttgtttccgggttcttcatcaccaacttaccCGAGCACGGGGAAAATGCAGCCTGCGCCCGGGAAGATGCAGATCAACGGAGCATgagccag acaggtGGTGCCGAAACCTGGGAGGAGActcctcctcagggccccccaaggtccgaggagcctcctccttccacaccgcggacggaccaggacctagACATCGCTTTCCACACCTCCAAGTCTCCTAGGG ATCTTTCCAAGATTGAAAAACGGCTCAGCGATTTCTCTGCTAACCCCACCCTATATTCCAAAAAATTTAG gaaggacactggaagtctgattgccccgcCAGCAGGGCAGGCATTGCGCCTCAACGTGGTGCCTCTCCTCGAACGTCGgaaggctccttccagctcctacaccTGGACGACAACTGACGGTGCCCACACTCGGAGACCCCGGTCACCCTCGCCGAGCCCAGGGTAA